A portion of the Pseudomonas koreensis genome contains these proteins:
- a CDS encoding 2-hydroxy-3-oxopropionate reductase, with the protein MAKIGFIGTGIMGHPMAANLQKAGHSLFLSQHHDAAPADLVAAGAVALANPREVAQEAEFIIVMVPDTPQVDDVLFRADGVAAGIGKGKVVIDMSSISPTATKAFAAKINEKSAQYLDAPVSGGEVGAKAATLSIMVGGDADAFERALPLFQAMGKNITLVGGNGDGQTAKVANQIIVALNIQAVAEALLFASKNGADPAKVREALMGGFASSKILEVHGERMIKGTFDPGFRISLHQKDLNLALQGAKELNINLPNTANAQQVFSTCAAIGGSNWDHSALIKGLEHMANFSIRDNK; encoded by the coding sequence ATGGCTAAAATCGGATTCATCGGCACCGGCATCATGGGCCACCCAATGGCGGCGAACCTGCAGAAAGCCGGTCACAGCCTGTTCCTGTCGCAACACCACGACGCTGCCCCGGCTGATCTGGTCGCCGCTGGCGCCGTTGCTCTGGCCAACCCGCGCGAAGTGGCGCAGGAAGCCGAATTCATCATCGTCATGGTTCCGGACACCCCGCAGGTCGACGACGTGCTGTTCCGCGCCGACGGCGTTGCGGCCGGGATCGGCAAGGGCAAAGTGGTCATCGACATGAGCTCGATTTCGCCGACCGCCACCAAAGCCTTCGCGGCGAAGATCAACGAAAAAAGCGCGCAGTACCTCGACGCGCCAGTGTCCGGCGGTGAAGTCGGCGCCAAGGCCGCGACCCTGAGCATCATGGTCGGCGGCGACGCCGATGCCTTCGAACGCGCCCTGCCGCTGTTCCAGGCCATGGGCAAGAACATCACCCTGGTCGGCGGCAATGGCGATGGTCAGACCGCCAAGGTTGCGAATCAGATCATCGTGGCGCTGAACATCCAGGCCGTTGCCGAAGCGCTGCTGTTCGCCTCGAAGAACGGTGCCGATCCGGCCAAGGTACGTGAAGCCCTGATGGGTGGTTTCGCTTCCTCGAAGATTCTCGAAGTGCACGGCGAGCGCATGATCAAAGGCACCTTCGACCCGGGCTTCCGCATCAGCCTGCACCAGAAGGACCTGAACCTGGCCCTGCAAGGCGCCAAGGAGCTGAACATCAACCTGCCGAACACCGCGAACGCCCAACAAGTGTTCAGCACCTGCGCAGCCATCGGCGGCAGCAACTGGGACCACTCGGCGCTGATCAAGGGCCTGGAACACATGGCCAATTTCTCGATTCGCGACAATAAATAA
- a CDS encoding glycerate kinase type-2 family protein, producing the protein MSVDPQQLLRELFATAIDAAHPNQVLEAHLPADRSGRVIVIGAGKAAAAMAQVVECCWEGEVTGLVVTRYGHGAPCEKIEVVEAAHPVPDAAGLAVAKRVLELVSNLREDDRVIFLLSGGGSALLALPAEGITLADKQSINKALLKSGATIGEMNCVRKHLSAIKGGRLGKACWPATVYTYAISDVPGDLATVIASGPTVADPSTSAEALAIIKRYGIDIPASVRAWLQSPESETVKPGDPSLARSHFQLIARPQQSLDAAAVKCRQAGFSTLILGDLEGESREVAKVHAGIARQIIHHGQPLAAPCVILSGGETTVTVRGNGRGGRNAEFLLSLTDSLKGQPGVYALAGDTDGIDGSEDNAGAIMTPDSYARAAALGLSASDELDNNNGYGYFQALDALIVTEPTRTNVNDFRAILILENCKS; encoded by the coding sequence ATGTCGGTCGATCCGCAACAACTGCTGCGCGAGCTGTTTGCCACAGCCATCGACGCGGCGCATCCGAACCAAGTCCTCGAAGCCCATCTGCCTGCCGACCGCAGCGGTCGGGTGATCGTCATCGGTGCCGGCAAAGCCGCTGCCGCCATGGCGCAAGTGGTCGAGTGTTGCTGGGAGGGTGAAGTCACCGGCCTGGTGGTGACCCGCTACGGTCACGGCGCCCCGTGCGAAAAAATCGAAGTGGTCGAAGCCGCGCATCCGGTGCCGGACGCGGCGGGTCTGGCCGTGGCCAAACGCGTGCTGGAACTGGTCAGCAACCTCCGCGAAGACGACCGCGTGATCTTTCTGCTCTCCGGCGGCGGCTCTGCCCTGCTCGCCCTGCCGGCCGAAGGCATTACCCTCGCTGACAAACAGTCGATCAACAAAGCCCTGCTGAAATCCGGCGCAACCATCGGCGAGATGAACTGCGTGCGCAAGCACCTCTCGGCGATCAAGGGCGGCCGCCTCGGCAAGGCCTGCTGGCCGGCGACGGTTTATACCTATGCGATTTCCGATGTACCGGGCGACCTCGCCACGGTCATCGCTTCTGGCCCCACCGTGGCCGACCCGAGCACTTCCGCTGAAGCGCTGGCGATCATCAAGCGCTACGGCATCGACATCCCCGCCTCCGTGCGCGCATGGCTGCAGAGTCCGGAATCGGAAACCGTCAAACCCGGCGACCCGAGCCTGGCACGCAGCCATTTCCAGTTGATCGCGCGGCCACAGCAATCATTGGATGCGGCGGCGGTGAAATGCCGTCAGGCCGGTTTCAGCACATTGATTCTCGGCGACCTCGAAGGCGAGTCCCGTGAAGTGGCGAAAGTCCACGCTGGCATCGCCCGGCAGATCATCCACCACGGCCAGCCACTGGCGGCGCCGTGCGTGATTCTCTCCGGCGGCGAAACCACGGTGACCGTGCGCGGCAATGGCCGTGGCGGCCGTAATGCCGAATTCCTCTTGAGCCTGACCGACAGCCTCAAGGGCCAGCCCGGCGTCTACGCCTTGGCCGGTGACACCGACGGCATCGACGGCTCGGAAGACAACGCCGGCGCGATCATGACCCCGGACAGCTACGCCCGCGCCGCCGCCCTCGGCTTGAGCGCCAGCGACGAGCTGGATAACAACAACGGCTACGGCTACTTCCAGGCGCTCGATGCGCTGATCGTCACCGAGCCGACCCGCACCAACGTCAACGACTTCCGCGCCATTCTGATCCTTGAGAACTGCAAATCATGA